A portion of the Coturnix japonica isolate 7356 chromosome 4, Coturnix japonica 2.1, whole genome shotgun sequence genome contains these proteins:
- the ZIC3 gene encoding zinc finger protein ZIC 3, with protein sequence MTMLLDGGPQFPALGVGGFAAPRHHEMPGRDPAAAAGMGLGPFGDSSHAAAAFKLNAAPHDLAAGQSSAFTPQAPGYASALGHHHHHHHHHAGQVPSYGGAAAFNSTRDFLFRNRGSGIADAGSGTTQHGLFGGSPGGLHGPGGIPDSPGYLLFPGLHEQSPSHTSPGGHVDNGQMHLGLRGDLFGRPDPYRAVSSPRTDPYGGAQFHNYNHMNMNMGVNVAAHHHHHHHHHGPGAFFRYMRQPIKQELSCKWLDESQLSRPKKSCDRTFSTMHELVTHVTMEHVGGPEQNNHICYWDECPREGKSFKAKYKLVNHIRVHTGEKPFPCPFPGCGKVFARSENLKIHKRTHTGEKPFKCEFEGCDRRFANSSDRKKHMHVHTSDKPYICKVCDKSYTHPSSLRKHMKVHESQGSDSSPAASSGYESSTPPAVGSAGSKDSTKTPPAALQGNPGHNPGLPPNFNEWYV encoded by the exons ATGACGATGCTGCTGGACGGAGGGCCGCAGTTCCCGGCGCTGGGGGTGGGCGGCTTCGCGGCTCCCCGCCACCACGAGATGCCGGGCCGCGaccccgccgccgccgccgggaTGGGACTGGGCCCCTTCGGGGACTCCTCGCACGCCGCCGCCGCCTTCAAGCTGAACGCGGCCCCGCACGACCTCGCCGCCGGGCAGAGCTCCGCGTTCACCCCCCAGGCTCCGGGCTACGCCAGCGCTCTCGgccatcaccaccatcaccaccaccaccacgcCGGCCAGGTGCCCTCGTACGGCGGGGCCGCCGCCTTCAACTCCACCCGCGACTTTCTGTTTCGCAACCGCGGCTCCGGGATCGCGGACGCCGGCTCCGGCACGACTCAGCACGGCCTTTTCGGCGGCTCTCCCGGAGGTTTGCACGGCCCCGGCGGCATCCCGGACAGCCCGGGCTACCTGCTCTTCCCCGGGCTCCACGAGCAGAGCCCGAGCCACACGTCCCCCGGAGGGCACGTGGACAACGGGCAAATGCACCTGGGGCTACGCGGGGATCTCTTCGGGCGGCCGGACCCGTACCGCGCCGTCTCCAGCCCCCGCACGGACCCTTACGGCGGGGCCCAGTTCCACAACTACAACCACATGAACATGAATATGGGAGTGAACGTGGCCgctcatcaccaccaccaccatcaccaccacggGCCCGGGGCTTTCTTTCGGTACATGCGGCAGCCCATCAAGCAAGAGCTGTCCTGCAAGTGGCTCGACGAGAGCCAGCTCAGCCGACCCAAGAAGAGCTGCGACAGGACTTTCAGCACCATGCACGAGTTGGTCACTCACGTCACCATGGAGCACGTCGGGGGTCCGGAGCAGAACAACCACATCTGCTACTGGGACGAGTGCCCGCGGGAAGGCAAATCCTTCAAGGCGAAATACAAACTGGTCAACCACATTCGGGTGCACACGGGGGAGAAACCCTTCCCCTGCCCCTTCCCCGGCTGCGGGAAGGTCTTCGCCAGGTCCGAGAACCTCAAGATCCACAAACGGACTCACACAG GTGAGAAGCCCTTCAAGTGCGAGTTTGAGGGCTGCGACCGGCGCTTCGCCAACAGCAGCGACAGGAAGAAACACATGCACGTCCACACCTCGGACAAGCCCTACATCTGCAAGGTGTGCGACAAATCCTACACCCACCCCAGCTCGCTTAGGAAACACATGAAG GTGCACGAATCCCAGGGCTCGGACTCTTCCCCTGCAGCCAGTTCAGGCTATGAGTCCTCCACCCCCCCGGCGGTGGGCTCGGCCGGCAGCAAGGACTCCACGAAAACGCCGCCGGCAGCCCTGCAAGGGAACCCCGGCCACAACCCCGGCCTGCCCCCCAATTTTAACGAGTGGTACGTGTGA